The Parabacteroides sp. AD58 genome includes a window with the following:
- a CDS encoding flavodoxin family protein: MKIVVITGSPRKNGNSFAMTDAFIKEAEQKGHTVSRFDAAFLKIGGCHACMTCYKTGKACSFDDDFNLIAPAILEADAVVFSMPVYWYSIPAQIKGVIDRLFSLVVGGKDIAGKKCALITCCEEDDMTVMDGVRIPIRRSAALLKWDIAGEVAVPGVLNVGDIDKTDGCRQAAELADKL, translated from the coding sequence ATGAAAATTGTAGTGATTACAGGCAGTCCGCGTAAGAACGGGAACAGTTTTGCCATGACCGATGCGTTCATTAAGGAGGCAGAACAGAAAGGTCATACCGTGAGTCGTTTTGATGCTGCCTTCTTGAAAATTGGTGGTTGTCATGCCTGCATGACCTGTTATAAGACAGGTAAAGCCTGCTCGTTTGATGATGATTTCAATCTGATCGCTCCTGCTATTCTAGAGGCAGATGCAGTCGTCTTTAGCATGCCGGTTTACTGGTATTCCATACCGGCGCAAATCAAGGGAGTGATAGATCGTTTGTTCTCACTGGTAGTGGGCGGTAAGGATATTGCTGGTAAGAAATGTGCCTTAATTACCTGTTGCGAAGAAGACGACATGACGGTAATGGACGGTGTGCGTATTCCTATAAGGCGTTCGGCAGCGTTGTTAAAATGGGATATTGCAGGCGAAGTGGCTGTGCCCGGTGTACTGAATGTTGGAGATATTGATAAGACAGACGGTTGTCGTCAGGCGGCAGAGCTGGCCGACAAATTATAA
- a CDS encoding nuclear transport factor 2 family protein, producing the protein MRASIEEYEAVEKAAMKFVKSVAEGNSSYAKDLFIDEAVLFGYLDGKLEHGSIQQFYHNVDTVRAGEDFKARIDVVTVEETLAVVRVLEEKWGGRIDFTDYLLLMKMNGEWKCVAKAYNQNSDTIHK; encoded by the coding sequence ATGAGAGCAAGTATCGAAGAATACGAGGCTGTAGAAAAGGCAGCCATGAAGTTTGTGAAGAGTGTGGCTGAGGGTAACAGCAGCTATGCGAAAGATCTGTTTATCGACGAAGCTGTGTTATTTGGCTATCTGGATGGAAAACTGGAGCATGGCAGTATCCAGCAGTTTTATCATAATGTAGACACTGTTAGAGCTGGCGAAGATTTCAAGGCACGCATCGATGTGGTGACGGTAGAAGAGACCTTGGCTGTTGTTCGTGTGCTGGAAGAAAAATGGGGTGGTCGTATTGACTTTACTGATTATCTGTTGTTGATGAAGATGAATGGCGAATGGAAATGCGTAGCCAAAGCTTATAATCAGAATTCGGACACGATTCATAAATAA
- a CDS encoding winged helix-turn-helix transcriptional regulator gives MYERKIPIDLDCPLRLTMSLIGSKWKSCIVDELRHKSLRPSELHKIFPEATPRVLDIQLKELVEDGLVHKTTYNEVPLRTEYALTDLGRSLLPIIDAMIEWGNRNTDLFERKYGEKAGYHQPKET, from the coding sequence ATGTACGAAAGAAAAATACCCATAGATCTGGATTGCCCGCTCCGGCTGACCATGAGCCTGATAGGTTCCAAATGGAAATCATGTATAGTGGATGAACTGAGGCATAAATCATTGCGTCCGAGCGAGCTGCATAAAATCTTCCCAGAAGCGACACCGCGCGTACTCGACATTCAGCTGAAAGAACTGGTGGAAGATGGATTAGTGCACAAGACTACCTATAACGAAGTTCCCCTACGTACAGAATATGCATTGACCGATTTAGGACGGAGCCTGCTGCCTATTATTGATGCCATGATCGAATGGGGAAATCGAAATACGGATTTATTTGAACGGAAATATGGGGAAAAAGCAGGTTATCACCAGCCAAAGGAAACATAA
- a CDS encoding glycosyltransferase, whose product MSLLQFSHLELGLAGFTALLFLIVLLYCLVLYRRPWRLRSQQPAMKQDLSSCPSVSVVVYAHDNEESLEKHLPALLNQDYPDFEVIVVNDGMSEVCSNRLSLFKRDYPYLYYTFIPKEARYISKKKLALTLGIKAARHQVILFTEADCEPMTTNWIRAMVSSYKEKTGIVLGYASYPYQKGWMNKLIAYDNLKFGLQYLSAALLDHPFSGSGKNLSYTKSLFFKNKGFYNQLFLKIGEDSQFIDEVATAQNTVVNYLPDALVKKEEYYRLKKWSQERIGLISTRSHAKKRFYRLFLFENLCYWLFWIVVIASVVVGCMGNFLLSVYAGLLFIAYYIIKGYYFMQSSRMLAQKISFISFFPLDVADNIYSLYLDIVSCFKKKQNYVFLIEK is encoded by the coding sequence ATGAGTCTGTTACAATTCAGCCATCTGGAACTTGGTTTGGCAGGATTTACAGCGCTCCTGTTTTTAATAGTCCTGCTTTATTGTCTGGTGTTGTATCGTCGTCCGTGGCGACTGCGTTCTCAACAGCCTGCAATGAAGCAGGATTTGTCCTCTTGTCCTTCGGTGTCGGTGGTGGTTTATGCCCACGACAATGAAGAAAGCCTGGAAAAGCATTTACCTGCCTTGCTGAATCAGGATTATCCGGATTTTGAGGTTATTGTTGTCAACGACGGCATGTCGGAAGTCTGCAGCAACCGGTTAAGTCTGTTTAAGCGTGACTATCCTTATTTATATTATACATTCATACCCAAAGAAGCACGTTATATCAGTAAGAAAAAACTGGCATTGACCTTGGGCATTAAGGCCGCACGTCATCAGGTAATACTGTTCACCGAGGCCGATTGTGAGCCGATGACTACCAATTGGATACGTGCAATGGTGTCTTCTTATAAAGAAAAGACAGGAATTGTATTGGGATATGCTTCCTATCCATATCAGAAAGGATGGATGAATAAGCTGATAGCTTATGATAATCTGAAGTTTGGTTTGCAGTATCTCTCGGCCGCCTTGTTGGATCATCCTTTTTCGGGTTCAGGAAAAAATCTGTCATATACGAAGTCTCTGTTCTTTAAGAATAAAGGATTTTATAATCAGCTGTTCCTGAAAATAGGAGAAGACAGTCAGTTTATTGATGAGGTGGCAACGGCACAAAATACAGTAGTCAATTATTTACCGGATGCTTTGGTGAAAAAAGAAGAATATTACCGGTTGAAGAAATGGTCGCAGGAACGTATAGGGTTGATTTCAACCCGAAGCCATGCCAAAAAGCGTTTTTACCGGCTTTTCTTATTCGAGAATTTATGTTATTGGCTTTTCTGGATAGTCGTAATTGCATCTGTTGTTGTTGGGTGTATGGGAAATTTTCTACTATCAGTGTATGCCGGTCTGCTTTTTATAGCTTATTATATCATCAAAGGCTATTATTTTATGCAGTCGTCTCGGATGTTGGCACAAAAAATTTCATTTATCAGCTTTTTCCCACTGGATGTAGCTGATAATATTTATAGTCTTTATTTAGATATAGTTAGCTGTTTCAAGAAGAAACAGAATTATGTATTTCTGATAGAGAAATGA
- the lysA gene encoding diaminopimelate decarboxylase, which produces MLKGKFPIDKFKELKTPFYYYDVDLLNETLQTIQAESGKYGYHVHFAIKANANPRLLSIIAAAGLGADCVSGGEVEAAIKAGFPAEKIVFAGVGKADWEINLGLDENIFCFNVESLAELRVINELAAAKNKVARVALRINPDVDAHTHAKITTGLKENKFGINLGLLNGVLDEMKAMSHVRLIGIHCHIGSQITDMSAFRNLAIRINEIQEELEKKGIQVENLNLGGGLGIDYYHPNHLSIPAFDNYFAVFHKLLDLRPGQQVHFEPGRSVVAQCGSLISRVLYVKEGEVKKFAILDAGFTDLIRPAMYDAYHRIENISSDNDVEVYDVVGPICESSDVFGKDVELNEVHRGDFIALRSAGAYGEVMASQYNCRQLPAAYFSDQL; this is translated from the coding sequence ATGTTGAAAGGTAAATTTCCGATTGATAAATTCAAGGAGCTGAAGACTCCTTTTTATTATTATGATGTTGACTTGTTGAACGAAACCCTGCAGACAATTCAGGCTGAATCCGGAAAATACGGATATCATGTACATTTTGCCATCAAGGCAAATGCCAATCCGCGTCTGCTGTCAATAATTGCTGCGGCAGGCTTGGGCGCTGATTGTGTGAGCGGAGGTGAAGTTGAAGCTGCCATCAAGGCTGGTTTTCCGGCAGAAAAGATCGTCTTTGCCGGAGTAGGTAAGGCTGATTGGGAAATCAATTTAGGGCTTGATGAGAATATCTTCTGCTTCAATGTAGAATCGTTGGCTGAATTGCGTGTTATCAATGAACTGGCTGCAGCCAAGAACAAGGTGGCTCGTGTGGCTTTGCGTATTAACCCGGATGTAGATGCTCATACCCATGCTAAGATAACTACCGGTCTGAAGGAAAATAAATTCGGTATCAATTTGGGATTATTAAATGGCGTACTGGATGAAATGAAAGCCATGTCGCACGTACGTCTGATTGGTATCCATTGTCATATTGGTTCCCAGATAACAGATATGTCCGCTTTCCGTAACTTGGCTATTCGGATCAATGAGATTCAGGAAGAATTGGAAAAGAAAGGCATACAAGTAGAGAACTTGAATTTAGGAGGTGGTTTGGGCATAGATTATTATCATCCGAACCATTTGTCAATACCTGCCTTCGATAATTATTTTGCTGTCTTCCACAAACTGCTGGATTTGCGTCCAGGTCAGCAGGTACATTTTGAACCGGGCCGTTCGGTAGTAGCTCAATGTGGCTCATTGATTTCTCGGGTATTGTATGTCAAGGAAGGAGAAGTCAAGAAGTTTGCTATTCTGGATGCCGGTTTTACCGATCTGATTCGCCCGGCCATGTATGATGCCTATCATCGTATCGAAAATATTTCCAGTGACAATGATGTAGAAGTTTACGACGTAGTCGGTCCGATCTGTGAATCATCAGATGTCTTTGGAAAAGATGTTGAGCTGAACGAAGTTCATCGGGGTGATTTTATTGCCTTGCGTTCGGCAGGAGCTTATGGTGAGGTGATGGCTTCTCAATATAATTGCCGTCAGCTTCCTGCAGCATATTTCTCGGATCAATTATAA
- a CDS encoding aspartate kinase, whose amino-acid sequence MKVLKFGGTSVGSAQRMKDVAKLIVGEKNLIVLSAMSGTTNSLVEISDYLYKKNPDGANEIINKLSQKYFGHIEELYATEEYKAKARELVTFHFDHIRSFTKDLFTLFEEKVVLAQGELISTGMMNLYLKELGVNSVLLPALDFMRTDKNAEPDPVYIKEKLTRLLEENAEADLYITQGYICRNAYGEIDNLQRGGSDYTASLIGAAIKAEEIQIWTDIDGMHNNDPRFVKGTSPVRHLHFEEAAELAYFGAKILHPTCILPAKINNIPVRLLNTMQPDAPGTLISNATEKGKIKAVAAKDNITAIKIKSGRMLLATGFLRKVFETFENYQTPIDMVTTSEVGVSVTIDNRKHLDEIVNDLKKYGTVSVDEDMVIVCVVGDLEWENVGFEDSIVHAMKDVAVRMISYGGSNYNVSLLVKASDKQRALQALSDHLFNNK is encoded by the coding sequence ATGAAAGTATTAAAATTCGGCGGTACTTCTGTGGGATCTGCACAGAGAATGAAAGATGTTGCCAAGCTGATTGTTGGCGAAAAGAACCTTATCGTGTTGTCTGCCATGTCTGGAACAACCAATTCATTGGTCGAGATTTCAGATTATTTGTATAAGAAGAATCCGGATGGAGCCAATGAGATCATCAATAAGTTGTCTCAGAAATATTTTGGGCATATCGAAGAGCTGTATGCAACGGAAGAATACAAGGCTAAGGCTCGTGAATTAGTGACCTTCCATTTTGATCACATTCGTTCTTTCACCAAAGACTTGTTTACTTTGTTTGAAGAAAAAGTGGTGTTGGCACAAGGTGAACTGATTTCAACAGGCATGATGAATCTGTATCTGAAGGAACTGGGCGTGAATTCAGTATTGCTTCCTGCACTCGATTTTATGCGTACAGACAAGAATGCTGAACCGGATCCGGTCTACATCAAAGAAAAACTGACTCGTCTGCTGGAAGAAAATGCCGAAGCTGACCTGTATATTACGCAAGGTTATATCTGCCGAAACGCATACGGTGAGATCGATAACTTGCAGCGCGGCGGTAGCGACTATACAGCTTCTTTGATTGGTGCGGCTATCAAGGCAGAAGAGATACAGATCTGGACAGATATCGATGGTATGCACAATAACGATCCGCGATTCGTAAAAGGAACGTCTCCGGTTCGTCATCTGCATTTCGAAGAAGCGGCAGAACTGGCTTATTTCGGGGCGAAGATCTTGCATCCGACTTGTATCTTGCCGGCTAAAATCAATAATATCCCGGTTCGCTTGCTGAATACAATGCAGCCGGATGCTCCGGGTACCTTGATTTCGAATGCTACTGAAAAAGGCAAGATCAAGGCTGTAGCTGCCAAGGATAACATTACGGCTATCAAGATCAAGAGCGGACGTATGTTGCTGGCAACAGGTTTCTTGCGGAAAGTATTTGAAACATTCGAAAATTACCAGACTCCGATTGATATGGTAACGACTTCTGAAGTAGGGGTTTCTGTTACTATTGACAACCGCAAGCACTTGGATGAGATTGTAAATGACCTGAAGAAATATGGTACAGTATCTGTCGATGAAGATATGGTTATCGTATGTGTGGTAGGTGATCTGGAATGGGAGAATGTCGGATTTGAAGACAGTATCGTTCATGCCATGAAGGATGTGGCTGTACGTATGATTTCTTATGGCGGCAGCAACTACAATGTCTCATTGCTGGTTAAGGCTTCCGACAAGCAGCGTGCTCTGCAGGCTTTAAGCGATCATTTGTTTAATAATAAATAA